Proteins encoded in a region of the Neodiprion lecontei isolate iyNeoLeco1 chromosome 5, iyNeoLeco1.1, whole genome shotgun sequence genome:
- the LOC107220353 gene encoding luciferin 4-monooxygenase, with product MPSCFSCLVPNPVRKTVANGDTNSIDVESKILRAPAPNFLVPPPRTSVGEYILRKFKASPDFVAQVDAVTGVEDTYGQMLDRSVRTAIWLRNKGIKAGEVVAICTHNHCDTVIPMYATLYCGGAVAPWDPIMNCKDLKYMNGMSQPRIVFCDEESACTVLVALRESNNDAEVVVFGEHSKCTSFRSVLDLHTDEDVENFKCSELEDDSQIALIVCSSGSSGLPKGVEHTHRTVLLQFGAVRLLNLENKTCAVFSSLYWISGLIGMFLCVAGNMKRVITPAFEEDFCSQLIEKYKINWVLMGSSILIRLIYSGCLEKYDMSSLEKISGGGGVITADAFGKLKAALPQTIVILGYGMTELGGAATIQDANSKPGSCGRPVYGIACKVINCSTGKILGPDEVGEICWQSPCIMKGYRNDPEATAEAIDKDKWLHSGDIGYYDSDGLIYVLDKLKEMIKYRGNQIAPAELESIIMKHPGVKECAVVGKPDKIDVEHPVAFVVKNPGTEVTEKDIVDLVASEVIERKRLKGGVRFIDKMPLTPSEKPKRTVLKEILKNEG from the exons ATGCCGTCGTGCTTCAGCTGCCTTGTTCCAAATCCGGTTCGCAAAACTGTGGCGAACGGTGATACGAATAGCATCGACGTCGAGAGTAAGATACTGAGGGCCCCGGCTCCAAACTTTCTAGTCCCACCGCCGAGAACAAGTGTCGGAGAATACATCCTCCGGAAGTTCAAGGCATCTCCGGACTTCGTCGCACAG GTCGATGCTGTAACCGGTGTCGAGGATACTTACGGCCAGATGTTGGACCGCAGTGTCAGAACGGCGATCTGGCTAAGGAACAAGGGCATCAAGGCCGGGGAAGTTGTCGCAATCTGTACCCATAATCACTGCGATACTGTGATACCGATGTATGCTACTCTCTACTGCGGTGGAGCCGTCGCACCCTGGGATCCGATCATGAACTGCA AGGATCTCAAGTACATGAACGGGATGTCGCAACCAAGGATTGTATTCTGCGACGAGGAGTCCGCCTGCACGGTGCTCGTCGCTCTAAGGGAGTCTAACAACGACGCTGAGGTCGTGGTATTCGGAGAGCATTCAAAGTGCACGTCCTTTCGCTCCGTGCTGGATCTCCACACGGATGAAGATGTGGAGAACTTCAAATGCTCGGAACTCGAAGACGATTCCCAAATCGCCCTGATCGTTTGCAGCAGCGGAAGCAGCGGGCTGCCGAAGGGGGTCGAGCACACGCACAGAACAGTCCTGCTCCAGTTCGGCGCGGTTAGGCTGCTCAATCTGGAGAACAAGACCTGCGCGGTGTTCTCGTCACTTTACTGGATATCCGGTCTGATCGGCATGTTCCTCTGCGTGGCAGGCAACATGAAGCGGGTGATAACACCCGCGTTTGAGGAGGACTTCTGCAGCCAGCTGATAGAGAAGTACAAGATCAACTGGGTCCTAATGGGCTCGAGCATTCTCATAAGGTTGATATACTCCGGGTGCTTGGAGAAGTACGACATGTCTTCACTCGAGAAGATATCCGGCGGTGGTGGCGTCATTACTGCCGATGCCTTCGGGAAGCTCAAGGCCGCTCTGCCTCAGACTATCGTCATCCTGGGATATGGGATGACCGAACTCGGAGGAGCCGCCACCATCCAGGACGCCAATTCCAAGCCCGGATCCTGCGGACGTCCAGTTTACGGCATTGCCTGCAAAGTGATCAACTGCTCGACCGGAAAGATCCTAGGTCCAGATGAGGTCGGAGAAATCTGCTGGCAGAGTCCGTGCATCATGAAGGGCTACCGAAACGACCCGGAAGCGACCGCGGAAGCCATTGACAAGGACAAGTGGCTACACTCCGGGGATATCGGGTACTATGACAGCGACGGTCTGATCTACGTACTGGACAAGTTGAAGGAGATGATCAAGTACAGGGGGAACCAGATCGCCCCCGCTGAACTCGAAAGCATAATAATGAAGCACCCGGGAGTCAAGGAGTGCGCCGTCGTTGGCAAGCCGGataaaattgacgttgaacATCCCGTTGCCTTTGTCGTTAAAAATCCGGGTACCGAGGTCACCGAGAAGGATATCGTCGATCTAGTCGCTTCCGAAGTCATCGAAAGGAAACGGCTGAAGGGCGGCGTCAGATTCATCGATAAAATGCCTCTGACTCCGAGCGAAAAACCGAAACGCACTGTTCTTAAGGAGATACTTAAGAACGAGGGGTAG